The following proteins are encoded in a genomic region of Flammeovirga pectinis:
- a CDS encoding lysophospholipid acyltransferase family protein: MLKFSYYLNKLWSTLTYILIFIPARIDYRAKLSKDQAYVFVANHSSFLDIPAVQVVVNQMIVFLGKKSLTKIPLFGWMFKNIHICVDRGNAVKTEKMFRQSIDALDKGFSIGVFPEGTQNRKPPVLQKFKDGAFIIAIRAQKPVVPVTLVTNWKIWPALGPTLHWHPLILIQHEPISTEGMTLDDVKMLKEKVKNIIEGELINHLGEAYTKKN, translated from the coding sequence TTGCTTAAGTTTTCCTACTATTTAAATAAATTATGGTCTACTTTAACTTACATTCTAATTTTTATTCCTGCTCGTATAGATTACAGAGCTAAGTTGTCTAAAGATCAGGCTTATGTCTTTGTGGCAAATCACTCTTCTTTTTTAGATATACCTGCAGTTCAGGTAGTTGTAAATCAAATGATAGTGTTTTTAGGTAAGAAAAGCTTAACTAAAATACCATTGTTTGGTTGGATGTTTAAGAATATACATATATGTGTAGATAGAGGGAATGCTGTAAAAACGGAGAAAATGTTTAGACAGTCTATTGATGCTTTAGATAAAGGTTTCTCTATTGGTGTATTTCCAGAAGGAACTCAAAATAGAAAACCACCAGTTTTACAAAAATTTAAGGATGGAGCTTTTATTATTGCAATTAGAGCCCAGAAGCCAGTTGTACCTGTCACTTTAGTTACAAATTGGAAAATATGGCCTGCTCTAGGACCTACTTTACATTGGCACCCTTTAATTTTAATTCAACATGAGCCTATATCAACTGAAGGTATGACATTGGATGATGTGAAAATGTTAAAGGAGAAAGTGAAAAATATTATTGAAGGGGAACTAATAAACCACTTAGGAGAAGCTTATACTAAAAAGAATTAA
- the uvrA gene encoding excinuclease ABC subunit UvrA, translated as MRSVDQLNPKEYIIVKGARVNNLKNVDVSIPRNSFVVITGVSGSGKSSLAFDTLFAEGQRMYVESLSSYARQFLGRMEKPEVEYIRGICPAIAVEQKVSTKNPRSTVGTTTEIYDYLKLLYARIGKTYSPVSGKEVSKSTVTDIVNYIHDFDEGTRFIVSSPLALQEGRTLDVVLKLLLQQGFTRVIAKGETLFIEELLEHIEKGEKFALGDLEMLIDRNAIKKGDEENQFRIADSIQTALFEGRGECRIQIVQKGKEPISHLFSDKFEADGILFEEPSVNLFSFNNPYGACKRCEGFGKVLGIDADLVIPDKSLSVLDDAIVPWRTETMKKWIKPLLDASHETGFPIFRSYKDLSEEEKNILWNGLGKFKGINAFFKHLESKTHKIQYRVMLSRYRGRTVCPECHGSRLRKDAAYVKINDKSIIDVVLMPIAEASVYFNEITLNKHDHKIADRLLAEIKNRLQYMNKVGLGYLTLNRLTSTLSGGEYQRIKLATSLGSALVGSMYILDEPSIGLHPRDTQNLIAVLLELKRLGNTVIVVEHEEEVMKAADEIIDIGPDAGSYGGELRFQGTLQDAIDNPEISHTTRYLSGKSSIPTPEVRRKWTDYIEVIGARENNLQNLNVKFPLGIVSCVTGVSGSGKSTLIKRCLTPAITRALGHHTDEKPKIDRIDGAIKAITKVEFVDQNPIGKSSRSNPVTYVKAYDAVRELFSKNELSVHRGYKPAFFSFNVDGGRCEACQGEGTSKIEMQFMADIYLPCESCKGKRFKNEILEVKYKEKSISDILDLSVDEAVSFFADQKKIIQRLQPLLDVGLGYVRLGQSSNTLSGGEAQRVKLASFLAKGTLKESERVLFIFDEPTTGLHFHDIDKLMKAINALVEKGHSAVIIEHNVEVIKTADWVIDIGPEGGKDGGTIVFEGTPEDLINNGKGYTAHYLKAAMTS; from the coding sequence ATGCGCTCAGTAGATCAACTCAACCCAAAAGAATACATTATAGTTAAAGGTGCCCGTGTCAATAATTTAAAAAATGTTGACGTATCTATCCCTAGAAATAGTTTTGTTGTTATAACAGGTGTTTCCGGATCTGGTAAATCATCTTTAGCCTTTGATACTTTATTTGCCGAAGGGCAACGAATGTATGTGGAAAGTTTGAGTTCATATGCACGTCAATTTCTTGGGCGAATGGAAAAACCAGAGGTAGAATATATTAGAGGTATTTGCCCTGCCATTGCTGTAGAACAAAAAGTATCTACAAAAAATCCTAGATCAACAGTAGGAACAACAACAGAGATTTACGATTATCTAAAACTCTTATATGCTAGAATTGGAAAAACATATTCTCCTGTATCTGGTAAAGAAGTTAGTAAATCTACTGTAACTGATATTGTAAATTATATTCATGATTTTGATGAAGGAACTCGCTTTATCGTTTCTTCACCTCTTGCACTACAAGAAGGTAGAACTTTAGATGTAGTTCTAAAATTATTATTACAACAAGGATTCACTCGTGTAATAGCGAAAGGCGAAACTTTATTTATCGAGGAGCTACTTGAGCATATTGAAAAAGGTGAAAAATTTGCCTTAGGAGATCTCGAAATGCTAATAGATAGAAATGCTATCAAAAAAGGTGATGAAGAAAACCAATTTAGAATAGCAGATTCTATTCAAACTGCTTTATTTGAAGGACGTGGGGAATGTCGTATTCAAATAGTTCAGAAAGGTAAGGAGCCGATATCTCACTTATTTTCTGATAAATTCGAGGCAGACGGTATTCTATTTGAAGAACCAAGTGTCAATTTATTCAGTTTTAACAACCCTTATGGTGCGTGTAAACGCTGCGAAGGTTTCGGTAAAGTTTTAGGTATAGATGCTGATCTTGTCATTCCAGATAAATCACTTTCAGTTTTAGATGATGCCATAGTTCCATGGAGAACTGAAACAATGAAAAAATGGATAAAACCACTTTTAGATGCATCGCATGAAACTGGTTTTCCCATTTTTAGATCCTATAAGGATTTATCTGAAGAAGAAAAAAATATATTATGGAATGGACTAGGGAAGTTTAAAGGGATTAATGCTTTCTTTAAACACCTAGAATCTAAAACCCATAAAATCCAATATAGAGTAATGCTTTCTCGCTACAGAGGAAGAACTGTTTGTCCAGAATGTCATGGTTCTAGACTTAGAAAAGATGCAGCTTATGTAAAGATCAATGATAAATCTATTATTGATGTTGTACTAATGCCAATAGCAGAGGCTAGTGTCTATTTTAATGAGATTACACTTAATAAGCATGATCATAAAATTGCAGATAGGTTATTGGCCGAAATCAAAAACCGTCTTCAGTACATGAATAAAGTTGGTTTAGGATACCTCACATTAAACAGATTAACAAGTACATTATCTGGAGGAGAATATCAACGTATAAAATTAGCCACATCACTTGGTAGTGCTCTTGTTGGTTCTATGTATATCTTAGACGAGCCTAGTATTGGATTACATCCAAGAGATACTCAAAATCTAATTGCTGTATTACTAGAACTAAAAAGATTAGGCAATACAGTAATTGTTGTAGAACACGAGGAAGAGGTAATGAAGGCTGCGGATGAAATTATTGACATCGGACCAGATGCAGGTAGTTATGGTGGTGAACTTCGTTTTCAAGGTACTCTACAAGATGCTATAGATAACCCTGAAATTTCTCATACAACAAGATACTTAAGTGGTAAATCAAGTATTCCTACTCCAGAGGTTCGCAGAAAATGGACCGATTATATTGAAGTAATTGGAGCTCGTGAAAATAACCTTCAAAATCTAAATGTAAAATTTCCTTTAGGTATTGTAAGTTGTGTAACGGGTGTTTCAGGATCCGGAAAATCTACTTTAATTAAGCGTTGCTTAACTCCTGCCATTACAAGAGCATTGGGACATCATACAGATGAAAAACCTAAAATCGACCGTATAGATGGTGCTATAAAAGCAATTACAAAAGTTGAATTTGTAGACCAGAACCCAATTGGTAAATCATCTAGATCAAACCCTGTTACTTATGTTAAAGCATATGATGCTGTAAGAGAGTTATTTTCTAAAAATGAACTTTCCGTACATAGAGGTTACAAACCTGCATTCTTTTCTTTTAATGTTGATGGAGGCCGCTGTGAAGCTTGTCAAGGTGAAGGTACTTCTAAGATAGAAATGCAATTTATGGCAGATATATATCTCCCTTGTGAAAGTTGTAAAGGAAAGCGTTTTAAAAATGAAATTCTTGAAGTTAAATATAAAGAGAAAAGTATTTCTGATATTTTAGATCTAAGCGTTGATGAAGCTGTAAGTTTCTTTGCAGATCAAAAGAAAATTATTCAAAGATTACAGCCACTTCTTGATGTAGGTTTAGGTTATGTTCGTTTAGGGCAATCTTCTAATACATTAAGTGGTGGAGAAGCGCAAAGGGTTAAACTTGCTTCTTTCTTAGCTAAGGGAACTTTAAAAGAATCTGAGCGTGTATTATTTATCTTTGATGAACCTACTACTGGACTTCACTTCCATGATATTGATAAATTAATGAAAGCCATTAATGCTTTAGTAGAAAAAGGACATTCCGCTGTCATCATCGAACATAATGTGGAAGTTATTAAAACTGCCGATTGGGTAATCGATATTGGACCTGAAGGTGGAAAAGATGGAGGTACAATTGTTTTTGAAGGTACCCCAGAAGATTTAATTAATAACGGAAAAGGATATACAGCCCATTATTTAAAGGCTGCAATGACGTCATAA
- a CDS encoding murein hydrolase activator EnvC family protein produces MSKRIILLIWITVISTNVFSQEEIQKAKEQVAKTEAILESTKDKKETSLSELNDIEAQIEGRAHFLSQIKTRIKKAQSEAIAASNSIDSLQKKISILKEEYAELVYAVYKTGGDLQQLAYVFSSDNFSQFVRRANYLEHYKEVRKRQILEIERSQELLASKKIELEARNKEESSLLVEENTQLKALQKLEDRQELVVTDLKKKEVELAQKLKLERKALIELQRQMLALTSNVKKNKATDFDDIKEPTSTSNKKPEINSKNTSVRFSEIKGKLNWPVKDAVITNHFGIRPHPVLSGVTIENHGIDLRVYENAEVKSVFEGVVTAVTKVPNLQNVVMLRHGDYFTVYSKLETVKVNVGDVISKNKLIGKAGKNIDGFFEIQFQIWNMNGEKLDPEQWLTLK; encoded by the coding sequence ATGAGTAAGAGAATTATATTACTTATTTGGATAACTGTTATTAGTACAAATGTCTTTTCTCAAGAAGAAATTCAGAAAGCAAAAGAACAAGTGGCTAAAACAGAAGCTATTCTAGAAAGTACTAAAGATAAAAAAGAAACCTCTCTTAGTGAGCTGAATGATATTGAAGCACAAATTGAAGGGAGAGCACATTTCTTGAGTCAAATAAAAACCAGAATTAAAAAGGCTCAATCAGAAGCTATTGCTGCTAGTAATAGTATAGACTCTTTACAAAAGAAAATTAGTATTCTTAAAGAAGAGTATGCTGAATTGGTATATGCTGTTTATAAAACAGGTGGCGATTTACAACAACTAGCGTATGTTTTTTCTAGTGATAATTTCAGTCAGTTTGTCCGTAGAGCCAATTATTTAGAACATTATAAAGAAGTTCGTAAAAGACAAATCCTAGAAATTGAACGGTCACAAGAGTTGTTAGCGAGTAAAAAAATTGAATTAGAAGCAAGAAATAAAGAAGAATCATCTCTACTTGTTGAAGAAAACACACAACTAAAAGCACTTCAAAAATTAGAAGATCGACAAGAACTCGTAGTAACTGATCTAAAGAAGAAAGAAGTTGAACTAGCTCAAAAACTAAAATTAGAACGTAAGGCACTTATTGAATTACAACGCCAAATGCTTGCTTTAACTTCTAATGTTAAGAAAAATAAAGCAACTGATTTTGATGACATAAAAGAGCCAACCTCTACTTCTAATAAAAAACCTGAGATAAATAGTAAAAATACGTCTGTTCGCTTTTCTGAAATAAAAGGTAAATTGAATTGGCCAGTAAAAGATGCAGTTATTACTAATCATTTTGGTATTCGTCCTCACCCAGTATTAAGTGGAGTGACAATAGAAAACCATGGTATAGATTTAAGAGTTTATGAGAATGCAGAAGTAAAAAGTGTATTTGAAGGCGTTGTTACTGCTGTAACTAAAGTACCCAATTTACAAAATGTAGTAATGTTAAGACATGGCGACTATTTTACTGTATACTCTAAACTAGAAACAGTAAAAGTAAATGTAGGAGATGTAATTTCTAAAAATAAACTTATTGGTAAAGCTGGTAAAAATATTGATGGGTTCTTCGAGATTCAATTTCAAATATGGAATATGAATGGAGAAAAACTAGATCCAGAACAGTGGTTAACTTTAAAATAA
- the gatC gene encoding Asp-tRNA(Asn)/Glu-tRNA(Gln) amidotransferase subunit GatC — protein MIIDKESIEKIAHLSRLELDETSEEKMLKSMNEIVEWVAKLEEVDTEGVAPLTHMTDEQSVWREDIAKHTLSHDEGLKNAPKHDKDFFKVPKVLD, from the coding sequence ATGATTATTGATAAGGAAAGCATCGAGAAGATTGCTCATTTATCTCGCTTAGAGCTAGATGAAACGAGTGAAGAAAAAATGCTGAAAAGCATGAATGAAATTGTGGAATGGGTAGCTAAACTTGAAGAAGTAGATACTGAAGGAGTAGCACCACTAACACACATGACAGATGAACAAAGTGTATGGCGTGAGGATATTGCTAAACACACATTAAGTCATGATGAAGGACTGAAAAATGCTCCAAAACATGATAAAGACTTTTTTAAAGTCCCTAAAGTTTTGGATTAA